Proteins encoded within one genomic window of Paroedura picta isolate Pp20150507F chromosome 17, Ppicta_v3.0, whole genome shotgun sequence:
- the CACNG3 gene encoding voltage-dependent calcium channel gamma-3 subunit isoform X2: MMRLLSNTYMRDGVVIQPEMLADVPITQDLWTFRGICKQINHFPEDADYEQDAAEYLLRAVRASSIFPILSVGLLFFGGLCVAASEFYKSKLNVILSAGIFFVSAGLSNIIGIIVYISANAGDPGQSDSKKSYSYGWSFYFGALSFIIAEMVGVIAVHMYIERHRQIRAKSHSVALLKKSAFTRLPTYRYRFRRRSSSRSTEPRSRDLSPIGKGFTTIPSTDISMFTLSRDPSKVTIGTLLNSERDHGFLQIHNSLPKEFKESLHNNPASRRTTPV, encoded by the exons ATGATGAGGTTGTTATCCAACACATACATGCGTGATGGGGTGGTTATCCAACCAGAAATGTTAGCTGATGTTCCCATCACACAGGATTTAT GGACCTTTCGAGGAATCTGTAAGCAAATTAACCATTTCCCGGAGGATGCTGACTACGAACAGGACGCAGCGGAATATCTCCTGC GTGCCGTGAGAGCATCCAGCATCTTCCCCATCCTGAGCGTGGGCCTTCTGTTCTTCGGAGGGCTGTGCGTGGCGGCCAGCGAGTTCTACAAGAGCAAACTCAACGTTATCCTGAGCGCCGGGATCTTCTTTGTGTCGGCCG GACTCAGCAACATAATTGGGATTATAGTTTACATCTCGGCCAATGCTGGGGATCCCGGGCAGAGCGACTCGAAGAAAAGCTACTCCTACGGCTGGTCCTTCTACTTCGGGGCCTTATCCTTCATCATCGCCGAGATGGTTGGGGTCATCGCGGTCCACATGTACATTGAGAGGCACCGCCAGATCCGGGCCAAGTCCCACTCGGTGGCCCTGCTGAAGAAGTCGGCCTTCACCCGCCTGCCCACCTACCGGTACCGCTTCCGGCGGAGATCCAGCTCCCGCTCCACGGAGCCCCGCTCGAGGGACCTGTCCCCCATCGGCAAGGGCTTCACCACCATCCCGTCCACCGACATCTCCATGTTCACCTTGTCCAGGGATCCCTCCAAGGTGACTATCGGGACCCTGCTCAACTCCGAGAGGGATCATGGGTTTTTACAGATTCACAACTCCCTCCCCAAAGAGTTCAAGGAGtcgctgcacaacaaccctgccagcaGACGAACCACGCCCGTCTGA
- the CACNG3 gene encoding voltage-dependent calcium channel gamma-3 subunit isoform X1, which translates to MRLCERGVQMLLTTLGAFAAFSLMTIAVGTDYWLYSRGVCRTKSLGDNDTSRKNEEVMTHSGLWRTCCLEGTFRGICKQINHFPEDADYEQDAAEYLLRAVRASSIFPILSVGLLFFGGLCVAASEFYKSKLNVILSAGIFFVSAGLSNIIGIIVYISANAGDPGQSDSKKSYSYGWSFYFGALSFIIAEMVGVIAVHMYIERHRQIRAKSHSVALLKKSAFTRLPTYRYRFRRRSSSRSTEPRSRDLSPIGKGFTTIPSTDISMFTLSRDPSKVTIGTLLNSERDHGFLQIHNSLPKEFKESLHNNPASRRTTPV; encoded by the exons ATGAGGCTGTGTGAGCGCGGCGTCCAGATGCTGCTCACCACGCTGGGCGCCTTCGCCGCCTTCAGCCTCATGACCATCGCGGTGGGCACCGACTACTGGCTCTACTCGCGCGGCGTCTGCCGGACCAAGTCCCTGGGCGACAACGACACCAGCCGCAAGAACGAGGAGGTCATGACCCACTCCGGCCTCTGGCGCACCTGCTGCCTCGAAG GGACCTTTCGAGGAATCTGTAAGCAAATTAACCATTTCCCGGAGGATGCTGACTACGAACAGGACGCAGCGGAATATCTCCTGC GTGCCGTGAGAGCATCCAGCATCTTCCCCATCCTGAGCGTGGGCCTTCTGTTCTTCGGAGGGCTGTGCGTGGCGGCCAGCGAGTTCTACAAGAGCAAACTCAACGTTATCCTGAGCGCCGGGATCTTCTTTGTGTCGGCCG GACTCAGCAACATAATTGGGATTATAGTTTACATCTCGGCCAATGCTGGGGATCCCGGGCAGAGCGACTCGAAGAAAAGCTACTCCTACGGCTGGTCCTTCTACTTCGGGGCCTTATCCTTCATCATCGCCGAGATGGTTGGGGTCATCGCGGTCCACATGTACATTGAGAGGCACCGCCAGATCCGGGCCAAGTCCCACTCGGTGGCCCTGCTGAAGAAGTCGGCCTTCACCCGCCTGCCCACCTACCGGTACCGCTTCCGGCGGAGATCCAGCTCCCGCTCCACGGAGCCCCGCTCGAGGGACCTGTCCCCCATCGGCAAGGGCTTCACCACCATCCCGTCCACCGACATCTCCATGTTCACCTTGTCCAGGGATCCCTCCAAGGTGACTATCGGGACCCTGCTCAACTCCGAGAGGGATCATGGGTTTTTACAGATTCACAACTCCCTCCCCAAAGAGTTCAAGGAGtcgctgcacaacaaccctgccagcaGACGAACCACGCCCGTCTGA